A genome region from Clostridium sp. JN-9 includes the following:
- a CDS encoding IS3 family transposase: protein MKKKELSIDDRFQVARHYIRQGYKITLVLKYAGLSRSTYYYHVSSENKVKVKPENVGRPIVGYSITTSGKKICDEEIKDNIMELIQGDAFFYGYHKITHDLMKEYNLIINHKKVYRLCKELNILKKQRVIKPHVKSSISVNRIVKKSNELWEADIKYGYIIGEDKFFFVLSVIDVFDRSIIDYYMGYRCTGSDAASLIRRCLIRRDLLDSEGKPVIRTDNGPQFISNIFEGSCKDINIYHERIPSRTPNKNAHIESFHRIFEDECIGIYEFDSYKDAYAEVARFMKRYNTRRLHSSLKYKTPNEFYIQNMGKEIESMAIHL from the coding sequence AAAATAACGTTAGTGCTGAAATACGCTGGTTTAAGCCGATCTACATATTACTATCATGTCTCAAGTGAAAATAAAGTTAAGGTGAAGCCAGAGAATGTTGGAAGACCTATTGTAGGATATTCTATTACAACAAGTGGTAAAAAGATATGTGATGAAGAGATTAAAGACAACATTATGGAGCTAATCCAGGGTGATGCTTTCTTCTATGGCTATCATAAAATTACCCACGATTTGATGAAAGAATACAACCTGATTATTAATCATAAGAAGGTGTACAGGCTGTGTAAAGAACTCAATATACTCAAGAAACAAAGAGTTATCAAGCCTCATGTTAAAAGCTCAATATCAGTCAATAGGATAGTTAAAAAGTCAAACGAACTCTGGGAGGCAGACATCAAATATGGTTATATTATTGGTGAAGATAAGTTTTTCTTTGTATTGTCAGTAATAGATGTTTTTGATAGATCCATAATCGATTATTACATGGGCTATAGATGTACAGGCTCAGATGCAGCAAGCTTAATAAGACGCTGCCTGATTAGGAGAGATCTGCTTGACAGTGAAGGCAAGCCAGTCATTAGGACTGATAATGGCCCACAGTTTATCAGTAATATATTTGAAGGAAGCTGTAAAGATATAAACATTTATCATGAAAGGATTCCAAGCAGAACTCCCAATAAAAATGCTCATATTGAGTCTTTCCACAGGATCTTTGAAGATGAATGCATAGGTATATATGAATTTGATAGTTACAAGGATGCATATGCAGAAGTAGCAAGGTTTATGAAAAGATACAACACTAGGAGGCTTCACTCAAGCCTTAAATACAAAACTCCAAATGAGTTTTATATACAGAATATGGGGAAAGAAATTGAAAGTATGGCAATTC